The genomic DNA CTGCAATGGGTGGGACACCAAATGCAGATGGAACACCTCTTTCTGGAGGAATTCATGAATACGCCTTTGCAACAGTAGATACGATAGATGCAACTCCTTATCAAAAATACATGTATGAGAATTACTGGAGTCTAGGAGACGGAATTGATTCTATTAAACCATTAAACTGGCGATCTGAATTGTTTTGGAAAACAGAAGAATACCCAGATGTAGATTATGTAGAAGTTATGGACTCTCTTTACATTAGCAGAGACGAGGCTGTAGATGGAATTAGAACATTTAATACAAAATTTTTAAAATATAGATATTCTTGGTTCGACAGAGACAACGCTGCTAGAAAAGGTGGAAATAGAAAAGATTTTGTACAAACAGAGGTTTTAAATATTTATCCAGACACAACTGCTTGGGTAAAAGATTTTAATTATTCTTATAATGATCCAATGCATCAAGATTACTTTTATCACCAATCTTATGGAGATTACCCTGTTGTAGGGATTACTTGGGAGCAAGCAAATGCTTTTTGTAATTGGAGAACTAAAAAGAAAAATGATTATTTAAAAGGAAGAAAAAACGCAACTCAAGTACCTGATTTTAGATTGCCTACAGAAGCAGAATGGGAGTATGCTGCAAGAGGCGGTTTAGAGTTTGCAACCTATCCTTGGGGAACAGGAAGTACAACTAGTGATAGAGGTTGTTTCTTAGCAAACTTTAAACCAGTAAGAGGTAATTATGCTGTAGATGGTGCTTTGTATACAATGGAAGCTAGGTCTTTTAATGCAAATGATTATGGTTTGTATAATATGGCTGGTAATGTTTCTGAATGGACAAATACTGCTTATAACTTATCTTCTTACTACATGGCTTCTACTATGAACCCGAATGTAGAAGACAGAAAAAATAAAAGAAAAATTGTACGTGGAGGTTCTTGGAAAGATGTTGCATATTTTTTAGAGGTAAGTTCTAGAGATTATGAATATGCAGATACTGCGAGAAGTTACATTGGTTTTAGAACCGTACAAAATTATATAGGAACAGATATTAAATAAAATAATAAATAAATAAAACCCCTAACAAATAAAAAATTATGGCACAGTCAAGAGCGTACAAAAAAACAATGAATTTCGTTTACGGAATTGGAGCAGCAGTAGTAATTATTGGAGCATTATTTAAAATCCAACATATTGAACTTTTCGGAATAACTGGAGGAATGATGTTAACTATTGGTTTAGTTGCTGAAGCAATAGTGTTTTTAATTTCTGCTTTTGATACACCAGAAGATGATCTAGATTGGGCTAAAGTTTACCCTGAGTTGGCAGATGGTGGTTTGTCTTCTCAAAGAGAGGATAAGAAGTTGGGTGCAGATGGTATGTTGTCTCAAAAATTAGATAATCTATTACAAGAAGCTAAGATAGATTCTACTCTAATGGCTAGTTTAGGTTCTAGTATGAAGAATTTTCAAAATGCAGCAGAAGGTTTATCTGCAGCATCAGGTTCTGTAGCTTCAACAAATAAATACAATGAAGAAATGTCTAAAGCTGCATTACAAATGGAGTCTTTAAATAACTTATATAAAGTACAGGTAGAAAACACAAGTAAACAAGCAGAGTTAAATACTTCTGTTGTAGAAAACACAGAAAGATTACATGAGCAAATGAAAGCATTGGCAAATAACTTGTCTTCTTTAAACGGCGTTTATGGAAACATGCTTTCTGCAATGTCTAGCAAATAATAATTAGTTAAAACTAAATTTATAACAACTTAAAAAACTAATTATAATGGCAGGAGGAAAAATGTCCGCAAGACAGAAGATGATTAACTTAATGTATCTTGTGTTTATTGCAATGTTAGCACTAAATATGAGCAAAGAAGTTTTATCAGCTTTTGGCTTCATGAACGAGAAACTAGTAGAAAACAATACTTCTACGACAGAAAAAAATGCTTTAGCTTATGAAAATTTAAGAACCAAAGCATCTGAACAACCAGAAAAATTTGGTCCTTTAAAAGAAAAAGCAGACAAAGTAAAAGAACATTCTTTAGATTTTTATCAATTTTTAGCAGGCTTAAAAACAAGCATGACTGAAAAAATAGAGGTTAAAGATGATTATGAAACAATGGATAAAACAGATTGGTTAGATGCTTATTTCTTTAAAGGAGATAATTACACAGCGGAAGGTCAAGAATTTTTAGATAAAATTAATAATTATAGAACGAATGTAATTAAGGTTTTAGGATCTGATAGTAAATTTGTACCAGTTTTAAATAGTAGGTTTTCTACTTCAGATGTTATCGATGATGAAACTGATAAATCTGTACCTTTTTTAAGAGCTAGATATGAAGGTTTCCCTATGATTGCCTCATTAACAAACTTTACGCAAATACAAGCGGATATTAAAAACACGGAAAGTGATATTATTTCAGATTTATTAGGAGGGCAATTAGAGAGTGAAGTTTCTATGTCTAACTATAACGGAGTGGTACAACTAGATAAAAATGCTTTTTATCCTGGAGATAAAGTAACAGGTAGTGTTGTTTTAGGTAGATATGATCCTAGTTTAAAGCCTAGTAGAGTAGAGTTAAACGGAAAAAAATACGATAACTTTAAAGATGGTAGCGTAATTTTAGATTTAAACGCAGGAAGTGTTGGTGAGAAAGACATTAAAGGAACTATTTATTTTATGGAAAACGGAGAGGAAGTTCCTGTACCATTTAAGAGTTCTTATTCTGTAATTTCTAAACCAAATGCACCTGTAGTTTCTGCAGATAAAATGAATGTAGTGTATAGAGGTTTACCAAATCCTATCTCAATTTCATTACCAGGAGTTCCGGATAAAGATGTAAGAGCAAGTGCACCAGGTTTACAGAAAACGGGTTCGGGTAAATATATTATGAACCCTAAAGCTGGAAATACTGTAAATATTAGTGTTTCAGCCAAATTAGCAGATGGTAAAAATGTAAGTACAAATACACCTTTTAGAATTAAAGATATTCCTGCAGCAATGGGAACTGTAAGAGGGCAATATGGTACAGTACGAATGCCTAAATCAGGTCTAGCAAACACTCCAGTAGGTGCGGGGTTACCAGATTTCTTATTTGACTTAGATTTACAGGTAACAAGTTTTAAGGTAAAAGTACCTGGTCAATTAGCAATTATTGTAAGCGGAACTAAATTTAATGCGTCTGCAAAGAAAGCTTTGTCTAAAGCTAGAAGGGGTGATATTATTACAATATATGATATTAAGGCAGTAATAAAAAATAACTCTTATAAATTAAAGAAAGTATTACCCGTTAATATAGAGTTAACAAACTAGAAAAAAAACATAGTTATGATTAGAAATTGTCTAATAGTATTTTTCGTTATTCTAACTACAGGTTTGGTAAATGCGCAAGCAAACTTACTAAATGCAAAAGATGTAGATCAGATAGGTGTAAAAAGTGAGCAACAATTAGCAGCAGATAATGATGGACCACTTCCTTATGGTTATGTAGACGATAGAGATGTGCTATGGTCTAAAGTGGTTTGGGAATTTATAGATTTAAATCAAAAAATAAATTTACCATACTATTTTCCAATAGACACAACAAACATCGCTTCAGAGAGAAGATCTTTATTTCACACCCTTATAAAAGGAATGAAACAAGGTAAAATTAATGAAGTGTATGATGATTCTTTTTTTACAACTAGAATAACAGAAGATGAAATAGAAAGACGTTTAGTAAACGTTCGTGAAGAAAATGGGTATACAGATACTTACAGGATTCAGACAGAGGATGTTGCTGGTTACATGATTAAAGGAATGTGGTATTTTGACAAACGTCAAGGAGAGTTAAAATACAGATTATTGGCTTTAGCACCCATGGGTAAAGATGTACAAACTTTAGGGGTTCAAGAAATTGAAGATGATAAACTATATGAATTGTTTTGGATTTTCTTTCCATCTGCAAGAGAAGTATTGCATGACGCTAAAGTTTTTAACCCTAAAAACGCAGCACAACCAATTTCTTTTGATCACTTGTTAAATGCTAGAAGATTTAGTTCTACGATTGTTAGAGAAGAAAATATTTATGGCAATAGAGCTATTGAAGACTATGTTCGTGGTAATTCTTTATTCCAAATGTTAGAAGCAAACAAGATTAAAGAAGATATTAGAAATAGAGAAATAGATATGTGGAATTACTAATTCACAATTAAATTAAAATATAAAACGTTTGTGAAAGCAAGCGTTTTTTTATTTGAAGCTATTTTTTTTCACTAAAACTGTCTGCTGATAAGTACATTTTTTTGCCACTGAGCAGTTTGCTCTTTGTAAACTGAAAGCAATTACAGACCTATAAAGAGATTGCTTTGTGCTTCGCAATGACGGTTATTTATGCCAAATTAAATTTTAAATTATGAAGGTAGACTATATTATTGTTGGCTTAGGATTGGCAGGTTTAGCATTTGCCGAAGAATTGTTAAATGCAAATAAAACGTTTTTAGTTTTCGAAGATGATTCCCAAACATCTTCTTTAGTTGCTGGTGGCGTTTATAACCCTGTAATTTTAAAAAGGTTTACACCTGTATGGAACGCAAAAGAGCAGTTAGAAGTTGCGCTTCCTTTATACCAAAAAATTGAAGAGAAACTGAATATAAGTATCGATAAAAAAATCGTTATAAAAAAAGCTTTTAAATCTATAGAAGATCAGAATAATTGGTTTGAAGCTATAGATAAACCGAAGTTAATAGATTATTTAGATCCTAAATTAGATTCCGATAATTATAATGGAGTTATCTCAGATTTCAGTTTCGGAAATGTAAATGAAACAGGTAGAATTGATACCAAGAAATTAGTAGAGTCTTATAGAAGCTATCTTAATGAAAGTGGATTTATCCGTTTTGAGAATTTTGAATATCAAGAATTAAAACTTAATGAGCAATTTGTAACCTACAAAGATGTTACTGCTTCGAAAGTAGTTTTTTGTGAAGGATTTGGAATCAAACAAAATCCGTATTTTAATTATTTGCCATTAAATGAAGCAAAAGGAGAGTTGTTAACCATTCACTCCCCAGAATTAAATATCGATTTTTTATTAAAATCCACTCTTTTTATCTTACCAATGGGAGACAACAACTATAAAGTTGGTGCAACCTTTAATTGGACAGACAAAACATCGAATCCGTCTGAAGAAGGAAAAGAAGAATTGGTAGAAAAATTGAAGAAAGTAATAAATGTTCCTTATACAATTGTTTCTCAATCAGCAGGAATAAGGCCAACGGTTGCAGGAAGAAGACCTTTGGTTGGTGTGCATCCAAATTACCCTAAATTAATTGTTTTAAACGGTTTAGGAACTCGAGGCGTAATGATTGGACCAACGGTTGCTAAAAGCCTTTTTAATCACTTAGAAA from Polaribacter sp. ALD11 includes the following:
- the gldK gene encoding gliding motility lipoprotein GldK, producing the protein MKKAAIFALLITVFYSCGSNDRGELVGVKVKKKWFSEKPYGMALIPGGSFTMGKQDQDIIGTMNAPTKTVTVRPYYMDETEVTNNEYKEFVHWVRDSVVRTRLGYQAEFAAMGGTPNADGTPLSGGIHEYAFATVDTIDATPYQKYMYENYWSLGDGIDSIKPLNWRSELFWKTEEYPDVDYVEVMDSLYISRDEAVDGIRTFNTKFLKYRYSWFDRDNAARKGGNRKDFVQTEVLNIYPDTTAWVKDFNYSYNDPMHQDYFYHQSYGDYPVVGITWEQANAFCNWRTKKKNDYLKGRKNATQVPDFRLPTEAEWEYAARGGLEFATYPWGTGSTTSDRGCFLANFKPVRGNYAVDGALYTMEARSFNANDYGLYNMAGNVSEWTNTAYNLSSYYMASTMNPNVEDRKNKRKIVRGGSWKDVAYFLEVSSRDYEYADTARSYIGFRTVQNYIGTDIK
- the gldL gene encoding gliding motility protein GldL, whose product is MAQSRAYKKTMNFVYGIGAAVVIIGALFKIQHIELFGITGGMMLTIGLVAEAIVFLISAFDTPEDDLDWAKVYPELADGGLSSQREDKKLGADGMLSQKLDNLLQEAKIDSTLMASLGSSMKNFQNAAEGLSAASGSVASTNKYNEEMSKAALQMESLNNLYKVQVENTSKQAELNTSVVENTERLHEQMKALANNLSSLNGVYGNMLSAMSSK
- the gldM gene encoding gliding motility protein GldM, whose product is MAGGKMSARQKMINLMYLVFIAMLALNMSKEVLSAFGFMNEKLVENNTSTTEKNALAYENLRTKASEQPEKFGPLKEKADKVKEHSLDFYQFLAGLKTSMTEKIEVKDDYETMDKTDWLDAYFFKGDNYTAEGQEFLDKINNYRTNVIKVLGSDSKFVPVLNSRFSTSDVIDDETDKSVPFLRARYEGFPMIASLTNFTQIQADIKNTESDIISDLLGGQLESEVSMSNYNGVVQLDKNAFYPGDKVTGSVVLGRYDPSLKPSRVELNGKKYDNFKDGSVILDLNAGSVGEKDIKGTIYFMENGEEVPVPFKSSYSVISKPNAPVVSADKMNVVYRGLPNPISISLPGVPDKDVRASAPGLQKTGSGKYIMNPKAGNTVNISVSAKLADGKNVSTNTPFRIKDIPAAMGTVRGQYGTVRMPKSGLANTPVGAGLPDFLFDLDLQVTSFKVKVPGQLAIIVSGTKFNASAKKALSKARRGDIITIYDIKAVIKNNSYKLKKVLPVNIELTN
- the gldN gene encoding gliding motility protein GldN gives rise to the protein MIRNCLIVFFVILTTGLVNAQANLLNAKDVDQIGVKSEQQLAADNDGPLPYGYVDDRDVLWSKVVWEFIDLNQKINLPYYFPIDTTNIASERRSLFHTLIKGMKQGKINEVYDDSFFTTRITEDEIERRLVNVREENGYTDTYRIQTEDVAGYMIKGMWYFDKRQGELKYRLLALAPMGKDVQTLGVQEIEDDKLYELFWIFFPSAREVLHDAKVFNPKNAAQPISFDHLLNARRFSSTIVREENIYGNRAIEDYVRGNSLFQMLEANKIKEDIRNREIDMWNY
- a CDS encoding FAD-binding oxidoreductase produces the protein MKVDYIIVGLGLAGLAFAEELLNANKTFLVFEDDSQTSSLVAGGVYNPVILKRFTPVWNAKEQLEVALPLYQKIEEKLNISIDKKIVIKKAFKSIEDQNNWFEAIDKPKLIDYLDPKLDSDNYNGVISDFSFGNVNETGRIDTKKLVESYRSYLNESGFIRFENFEYQELKLNEQFVTYKDVTASKVVFCEGFGIKQNPYFNYLPLNEAKGELLTIHSPELNIDFLLKSTLFILPMGDNNYKVGATFNWTDKTSNPSEEGKEELVEKLKKVINVPYTIVSQSAGIRPTVAGRRPLVGVHPNYPKLIVLNGLGTRGVMIGPTVAKSLFNHLEKGEILDLEIDIKRFNKKIK